The following proteins are co-located in the Clostridia bacterium genome:
- a CDS encoding dockerin type I repeat-containing protein — protein LKNANAVKANPYSAQSAIDAAAQAVAEAAEGLVEGGDEPEPMKGDFDFDGKITVSDALAALRIAAKLAEETPEALLIGDTDGDGEITVADALAILRVAAKLADSL, from the coding sequence GCTGAAAAACGCAAACGCGGTCAAAGCGAACCCGTACTCCGCGCAGAGCGCGATCGACGCCGCCGCGCAGGCGGTCGCGGAAGCCGCGGAAGGCCTCGTTGAAGGCGGAGACGAGCCCGAGCCGATGAAGGGCGACTTCGATTTTGACGGCAAAATCACTGTTTCCGACGCGCTCGCCGCGCTGCGTATAGCCGCCAAACTCGCGGAAGAAACTCCCGAAGCTCTCCTGATCGGCGACACCGACGGCGACGGTGAAATCACGGTCGCCGACGCGCTGGCGATACTCCGCGTCGCCGCGAAGCTGGCTGATTCCCTCTGA
- a CDS encoding HD domain-containing protein: MKGRELLDALQTALRLKDATRHCYTAGGRRESVAEHSWSAALTAYFIKDEFPGIDTDKVIKMCLIHDLGEAFTGDIPSFDKTEADEKTEERLLADWVKTLPTELRGELTALYAEMNEMKTPEARLYKAIDGFDAVIQHNLSDLSTWIPKDYELNKTYAEDRCGDSEFLKELRREMRADTERKIAEERE; the protein is encoded by the coding sequence ATGAAGGGGCGAGAACTGCTTGACGCGCTTCAAACGGCGCTGCGTCTGAAGGATGCTACCCGCCATTGTTATACGGCCGGCGGGCGCCGCGAAAGCGTTGCGGAGCACAGCTGGTCCGCCGCGCTGACGGCGTATTTCATAAAGGATGAATTCCCCGGCATAGATACGGATAAGGTAATAAAAATGTGCCTCATCCACGATCTCGGCGAAGCGTTCACCGGCGATATCCCCAGCTTTGATAAAACGGAAGCCGACGAAAAAACGGAGGAACGTTTGCTTGCCGATTGGGTTAAGACGCTGCCGACGGAGCTTCGCGGCGAGCTGACGGCGCTTTACGCGGAGATGAACGAGATGAAGACGCCGGAGGCGCGCTTGTATAAGGCGATCGACGGCTTCGACGCCGTTATACAGCACAATCTCTCCGACCTCTCCACCTGGATACCGAAGGACTACGAGCTGAACAAAACCTACGCGGAGGACCGCTGCGGCGACAGCGAATTCCTGAAGGAACTGCGCAGGGAAATGCGCGCTGATACCGAGCGGAAAATTGCGGAGGAACGGGAATAA
- a CDS encoding MATE family efflux transporter, whose protein sequence is MKDSITNEKSFGRTVLSLVLPLAIQNLINVAVNGADVFMLQMIGETSLSAASMAGQVYFILTLILFGMSSGAAVLTAQYWGKRDVRTVEKVMGMTVRFAVTVSMVFFIVAFCFPRAVMSVLTDVPAVIDEGVPYLRIMACSYPITAVTIICLNVLRTIEKVNISTVVYLLSLFTNIGLNLCFIKGWIGFPRIGIAGVAIATVSARALEIVITLIYVRSRKSLMRLRFKDIFKRNKLLSKDFLHYSMPVVLNEMLWGTAISLSATVIGHLGQEPIAAQSVATTVRQLAMVVVFGIANATAIIVGKEIGAGRVERAKTYSRKLMRFSLAAGICGAALMFGLRPVIPGLMGNLSELAAEYLKFMLLAMSVYVIFASVSATGIVGVFRAGGDTRMGLLLDVGTLWFICLPLGFLAAFVWNLDVKWVFLILVSDELLKFPIVIWRFRSMKWLNNVTRDEVTEQNKEEAYEGARTA, encoded by the coding sequence CAACGTCGCCGTCAACGGCGCCGACGTGTTCATGCTGCAGATGATAGGGGAAACCTCGCTCTCGGCCGCGTCTATGGCAGGGCAGGTCTACTTCATTTTGACGCTGATACTCTTCGGAATGTCCAGCGGCGCGGCGGTGCTCACCGCGCAGTATTGGGGCAAGCGCGACGTGCGCACCGTCGAGAAGGTCATGGGAATGACCGTGCGCTTCGCGGTAACGGTCAGCATGGTCTTCTTTATCGTTGCGTTCTGTTTTCCGCGCGCGGTAATGAGCGTGCTTACCGACGTTCCCGCGGTGATTGACGAAGGCGTTCCGTATCTGCGGATAATGGCGTGCTCCTACCCGATAACCGCGGTAACGATAATCTGCCTCAACGTTCTCCGCACCATCGAAAAGGTGAATATTTCCACTGTCGTATATCTGCTTTCGTTGTTTACGAATATCGGGCTGAACCTCTGCTTCATAAAGGGGTGGATCGGGTTCCCGCGGATCGGGATCGCCGGAGTTGCGATAGCTACGGTTTCCGCCCGCGCGCTCGAGATAGTAATAACGCTGATCTACGTGCGCAGCCGCAAAAGCTTGATGCGCCTGCGTTTCAAGGATATATTCAAGCGCAATAAACTGCTGTCGAAGGACTTCCTGCATTATTCCATGCCGGTCGTGCTGAACGAAATGCTGTGGGGCACGGCGATCTCGCTTTCCGCAACGGTGATAGGGCATCTCGGGCAGGAGCCGATAGCCGCGCAGTCGGTCGCGACGACGGTGCGCCAGCTCGCCATGGTTGTCGTCTTTGGCATCGCCAACGCCACGGCGATCATAGTCGGCAAGGAGATCGGCGCCGGCCGCGTAGAGCGCGCGAAAACCTATTCGCGCAAGCTTATGCGTTTCAGCTTAGCTGCGGGAATATGCGGCGCCGCGCTTATGTTCGGGCTGCGTCCGGTAATTCCCGGGCTTATGGGAAACCTTTCCGAGCTCGCGGCGGAGTATCTCAAATTCATGCTGCTTGCGATGTCGGTCTACGTAATCTTCGCCTCGGTCTCCGCTACCGGTATAGTCGGCGTCTTCCGCGCCGGAGGAGATACGCGGATGGGGTTGCTGCTTGACGTCGGCACGCTTTGGTTCATCTGCCTGCCGCTCGGATTTCTGGCGGCGTTCGTCTGGAATCTGGACGTGAAGTGGGTGTTCCTGATACTTGTCAGCGACGAGCTGCTGAAATTCCCGATAGTCATATGGCGGTTCAGATCCATGAAATGGCTGAACAACGTCACTCGCGACGAGGTGACGGAGCAGAACAAGGAGGAAGCTTATGAAGGGGCGAGAACTGCTTGA